One Vanessa cardui chromosome 23, ilVanCard2.1, whole genome shotgun sequence DNA segment encodes these proteins:
- the LOC124539898 gene encoding uncharacterized protein LOC124539898: protein MNESRERIRREREREKNTYTSPRLALRRVLLLAEGRQFREAAAIVARLGPGVLQSVASDLPVDLLIEALPHSAHLIETLLNRLLSLEIVPRPELQCEAVAWRLVGLLGVDQGSGLRARTTRLASALANYSPDAREAVDNRRRQLDAAVQGLGTHGLTADASGSLISLHVAMKNELQRHVEVYKQALHKLEELSSVTVNQDPASSSHQRLLALSHADVERRLIDNKSLLTIVDKPALRQLPTLVASLSARVESDKAVLACVGQIKRSDPTLDLSDTRPVAGVLMSYSRGCAAVLSQMNEGHLTAETTPRSPTDSASDGYHSDSDDSQQHPDRSKLVSQYAAVWARAADEALPALAALEPLKPTPNLKYKIVFSIVVLSFRAAISLRDKRISEVKALLGCESDATPGAAQLSAAALRLLRSTAHTFPLGEAERTVINQVANTLREYPCLSSCGALHALAAAACRAAWALALHSPPLRIDTDFTPVVMNPDKHVRFSLGDARERRSDLIKSFVWPALMDGNRCVFRAVVLT, encoded by the exons ATGAATGAGAGTCGAGAGCGCATACGACGTGAGAGGGAGCGAGAGAAGAACACATATACTTCTCCCCGTCTAGCGTTACGTCGCGTGCTGCTATTGGCCGAAGGGCGACAGTTCCGGGAAGCGGCGGCCATCGTAGCGAGGCTCGGGCCAGGAGTGCTGCAGAGCGTTGCGTCGGATTTGCCAGTAGACCTGCTGATAGAAGCCTTACCTCACTCTGCACATCTTATAGAGACGCTGTTGAACAG GTTGTTATCTCTTGAGATCGTTCCCCGACCAGAGCTACAATGCGAGGCAGTCGCTTGGAGACTTGTCGGTCTACTTGGTGTAGATCAAGGTTCTGGTCTACGAGCCAGAACAACCCGCCTGGCGAGCGCACTGGCGAATTACAGTCCAGATGCAAGGGAAGCTGTTGACAATAGGAGGAGACAGCTGGACGCAGCTGTACAAG GTCTAGGGACCCACGGCCTGACAGCTGACGCTTCAGGGTCGCTGATCTCGCTCCACGTGGCGATGAAGAACGAGCTGCAGCGACACGTGGAGGTTTACAAGCAAGCCCTACACAAGCTGGAGGAACTG TCATCAGTGACAGTGAACCAAGATCCAGCGTCTTCATCCCACCAGCGCTTACTCGCGCTATCCCACGCTGACGTTGAACGTCGACTCATCGACAACAAGTCACTCTTGACTATTGTCGATAAACCTGCGCTACGGCAGTTGCCAACACTAGTGGCTTCCTTGTCAGCTAGGGTTGAAAGCGACAAAGCTGTCCTGGCCTGCGTTGGGCAAATCAAGAGGAGTGATCCCACGTTGGATCTAAGTGACACGAG GCCAGTTGCAGGTGTATTAATGAGCTACTCCCGTGGTTGTGCAGCTGTCTTGTCTCAGATGAATGAGGGTCATTTGACGGCGGAGACGACGCCGCGCTCGCCGACAGACTCCGCCAGTGACGGCTACCACTCCGACAGCGACGACTCACAGCAACATCCAGACAG GAGTAAGCTAGTGTCTCAGTACGCGGCGGTGTGGGCGCGTGCGGCCGACGAAGCGTTGCCGGCGCTCGCCGCGCTCGAGCCTCTCAAGCCTACACCCAATCTGAAGTATAAGATTGTCTTCTctattgttgtt CTCTCCTTCCGGGCGGCGATCAGTCTCCGAGACAAGCGAATCAGCGAAGTGAAGGCTCTGCTCGGCTGCGAGTCGGACGCGACGCCGGGCGCCGCGCAGCTGTCGGCCGCGGCCTTGCGTCTGCTGCGGAGCACTGCGCACACGTTCCCGCTGGGGGAAGCCGAGCGGACTGTTATCAATCAA GTAGCGAATACGCTGCGGGAGTACCCCTGCCTGTCTTCGTGCGGAGCCCTGCACGCGCTGGCGGCGGCCGCGTGTCGCGCCGCGTGGGCCCTGGCGCTGCATTCACCGCCCTTACGCATAGACACTGACTTCACACCAG TCGTGATGAATCCGGACAAGCACGTCCGCTTCTCCCTGGGCGACGCGCGCGAGCGGCGCTCCGACCTGATCAAGTCGTTCGTGTGGCCCGCGCTCATGGACGGCAACAGATGCGTCTTCAGGGCTGTCGTCTTGACCTGA